DNA sequence from the Centropristis striata isolate RG_2023a ecotype Rhode Island chromosome 17, C.striata_1.0, whole genome shotgun sequence genome:
TCCGGTGTTTTACCGGTTATTTGACGGGTCGGTGTGACTGAGCAGCTCCCGATGCTAACAGCAACTAGCATCCTTCATTAGTTTAttactgtaaacaacaacaacaacacgcgtCATAACGCTCAGCGAGGAGGGTTTATATTATCtattatataaagttatttatagGAGAAGCTGAATGtttacctgctgctgctgctgctgttgttgttgttgttgttgttgtgtagaagTACTCCAGTGAAACAGTGATTCTCAGTAAAATCGTTGAAAAAGCACCTGAACAACTTGTTAATGTTAATGAACAGCTGTTTTGATGTCTTCCAGTCAGGATTCAGACCACAGCATTGAGACTGAGGCTCTTGTTAAGGTCTTCAATGACATTCACcttacccttctaatgcacaacatggctttattacaacacatcatcatatccatttttcctttcatactttatgaagaaaaatatctttgtattattacatcaactttacacacatgggtcaaaaatgaccttgtgcattagaagcttagtgatacaaaaagtgatacactaaataagtggttcccaaactttttctgcTGGGCCCCACTTTTGCAGatatttatatactttttaGGAAAAAGCAGCATCTCTTGATTAAGGGACTCCTCGTTTAGCggtatgagtagagaatagattaactagaaaatttcctctggggaaattctgaaagggccacgggggctactgccggtgtgtgtacactatgatgagattcttcagagatttcaaacaattaatactagtaatgttatgatactatataatatacaaggagcacacctacaacaagcattcattttcaagtatttatttatacagcaacctatgccctttatcctcaaaatatgtgtgtgtgtgtgtgtgtgtgtgtgtgtgtgtgtgtgtgtgtgaaacgtgtatctggaggggTGCGCGCATTtacgtgtatctgtaactgtaatcacaaagttctgtgtgtgtctgtctgtctgtctgacagctttaccagaggattgtgagtgagaagacacattttcctatgtttctatgtataaattatttctgtagagtggattttgcggcctggagcgcagttttcaaatttattttttgacaattttttctctccctctacactcgtTTGAAAATctctaattatttttgttttgcatcatttttttttggccgtcccattcacttcaatgcaaaattttgccctaataaaattataatgaatcTGAGGAACATGTGAGtaaattagattattattatatttcaggAGCTCAGTAATAATACTTGTTCCTTTACGTCCTGCAGCAGGTGGCGATGCTGTGACATCACGACGGAAGCGTCCAATGACAGCGCTCGGATCATGGCAGCGTGTGGAATGCCACGTGGAAGGGACGAATGAGGAGGAAGGACAGCCATGATGGTCAGGGGTGGGGCGGGAGGACGGGGGGGCGGGCAGTGAGACAGGCGGGAGGTGAGACGGGCGGCGGCGTGTCCCCGCTGCCTGTCTTCCTGTTCCCCTCAGAGCTGCTGTTCTACTCTGAGCAGAGAGACGCCCACCGCAGAGTCCTCACCCTCTACAACCCCTACAGCTACACCATCACATACAGGGGTcagtgcctgtctgtctgtctgatacctgtctgtctgtctgtctgtccatcccaCCCCTACAGCTTCAGCCTCTAGACTCATACCTgtttgtctctctgcctgtctgtctctcagtgctgtgTACAGCTCCGTCTCTCTACAGGGTGTGTGAGGCCGAGGGAAGCGTCGCAGCCAAATCCTGCATCGACGTGTAAGTGCATCAGTACTCTGAGTACTCTGAACTGACTACCTGAGTTCCTCTTCCTGTAGGGTGGTGCGTCACCTGGACGTCAGCCCTCGTAACCTGGGCCGCAGAGACCGGTTCCGCCTggaggtgagaggaggaggTCATGTGGGAGGACGGGAGATCTGGGcggagctgagaggaggagaggaagagggaggaggagcaggaggagaggaggtggaggaggaggagaggaaggagaagaagaggaggaaacgaggaggagaagagaggcgaggaggaggagggggccaACAGCAGAGGGCGCTGTCTGCTCTGTCTCCTCTGCTagtgcccacacacacacacctgcagctaaacacaggtgaggaggaggaggagagagggaggtggagagggtagtaggaggaggaagaggcggAGAAGAGAGGGGGGAAGGGGACGAGGAggtggaggaaagaaggaggaggagaaaaagagggagaaggaggagagggaggaggatgaaggaggaggagaagagagggggagggaggaggagaagaggggggggaggggaggaggaggagaagagagggaaaaGGAGGCAAAAAAGAGGGGGggtgaaggaggagagggaggaggaggaggtggagaaagGAGCAGCAGTGCACTCTGGGACCTCTGGGGAATTTGTTGTTATGAACTTAacattaagtgtgtgtgtgtgtgtgtgtgtgtgtttttgtgtgtgcagctgtgcgcaGTGTGTCTCAGTGGGTGGTGTGTGTGCTGGTGGCGGTGCTGTGTGTCACAGTGTTGATGCTCCCCCTGCACAATGACAGCAGCTCTGTGGTTCCTCGCTGCCTCCACGTCTCCACCAATCAGAAGCTGGCCAGCGCCTACACACtgggtaacacacacactcactcacacacacacacacacacacacacacactcacactcttacacacactcacagctgtctcattgtgtgtgtgtgtgtgtgtgtgtgtctctctctctcaggtctTGTCACCATGGTGTTTCTACGGTAACGTCGGTGACATCATCAGAACTTTATTGGCTCTCAGGACGAATGTAAACAAGCTTTCTGTTCATCTGCTTCTGACTGTAAActcatttctttgtt
Encoded proteins:
- the LOC131989792 gene encoding motile sperm domain-containing protein 1-like, whose protein sequence is MRRKDSHDGQGWGGRTGGRAVRQAGGETGGGVSPLPVFLFPSELLFYSEQRDAHRRVLTLYNPYSYTITYRVLCTAPSLYRVCEAEGSVAAKSCIDVVVRHLDVSPRNLGRRDRFRLEVRGGGHVGGREIWAELRGGEEEGGGAGGEEVEEEERKEKKRRKRGGEERRGGGGGQQQRALSALSPLLVPTHTHLQLNTAVRSVSQWVVCVLVAVLCVTVLMLPLHNDSSSVVPRCLHVSTNQKLASAYTLGLVTMVFLR